One Campylobacter concisus genomic region harbors:
- a CDS encoding DUF748 domain-containing protein produces the protein MNKNKKTALISAICVVSLLVIYTLLGFFGVPYGIKNIAPKYLKDYNATLFVESAKFNPFTFELNATNTELNTTSPLFSTKQIDIKLKPFSIFKKLVEVDIFRLQEPNVKILRDKNSKFNFSNFISNDNATTEDNSTSSINFALNNAKIIKGSFSYSDQNLTNPFNVSFDDINYELSSLNTKKNSAGSHIFDSNSTLAHKIDLNGDIKLNPLKIEGNVSIKDFSIDPVAISFIDNDTLNLKNAVINLGINYALIADENATNINLKDSFLNIKSLSIDEGKNELSLGELELPKFDLSSKIADKIDAKLELNAINLSDVSFKNAITASLKSLNLNDISLLANLNEKSELNATAALNSINANTLKIDEASKNLVNLKDINASNLNANLANNKTALTLEKIAFDDINAPLSKNANANVAGTKISNISFAQDINKSLATIDELSINGINLKAKNKEILDIADVLTKTIKFDILNMALSAENIDVNRPKFNSELNDSGLSAINQLRLGDKEPAKTANHRNKTKKENTSASKSKESEFKFDIKNINVNNANIALTHLFEGEKIAHKFDNLFVKIANLSSDFSKPFDAKVDMKSSQKLNLDLTSKIKLEPLDITAKIKLEDKNLPKYFAYAKPFLEADLSSGEMSANAELHYAKDIKADAKLSVKDIRLDDKNKEKLIAFKSLDVDKISLFKDNLEITGVALNSPFIKAHLSKEREFNLSKIVKEDKSKAQSEQKTESKKAAIKKDDELNFSIKNFSLNNGEVDFSDASLFMPFATKISNLNGKLTDIDKKRPSSGEFKGVVGKNGFSQITAKLFPFELKQNTDIKLDFKDIDLIDITPYSGQFLGYKIKKGKLNLNLNYSVVDSKLNGSNLINFDTLTLGEKVDSKDAVNLPLSLAISILSDQNNQINIDLPVEGNLDDPDFKYGGVIWAAVKKLFADITLAPFRFLGNALGLGSKDLSSIDFLAGSSELISSEAPKIADFIKLTTAKPMMKLSITPTYSEIDVLYFKEKKLDQKINQIIASGGKDYITVLNSLVPNAKDKSDKALREEAIKTIEVDKEKLVELANERANAVKEALIKAGLETGRINVNDATSSEPKQNTYTSVLMGVAN, from the coding sequence ATGAATAAAAATAAAAAAACAGCACTTATTTCAGCCATCTGCGTAGTTTCACTTTTAGTTATTTATACTCTTCTTGGATTTTTTGGAGTACCTTATGGCATTAAAAATATTGCTCCAAAATATCTAAAAGACTACAACGCAACGCTTTTTGTGGAAAGTGCTAAATTTAATCCATTTACCTTCGAGCTAAATGCCACAAATACCGAGCTAAATACTACTTCACCACTTTTTAGCACAAAGCAAATCGACATCAAGCTAAAGCCATTTTCTATCTTTAAAAAATTAGTTGAAGTTGATATTTTTAGGCTTCAAGAGCCAAATGTCAAAATTTTACGAGATAAAAATTCAAAATTTAACTTTAGTAATTTTATAAGCAACGATAACGCAACTACCGAAGATAACAGTACTAGTTCTATAAATTTTGCCCTAAATAACGCAAAAATCATCAAAGGTTCATTTTCATATAGCGATCAAAACCTCACAAATCCATTTAACGTAAGCTTTGATGATATAAACTACGAGCTAAGCTCGCTAAATACGAAGAAAAATAGTGCAGGCAGCCATATTTTTGACTCAAACTCGACTCTAGCTCACAAGATCGATCTAAATGGCGATATCAAGCTAAATCCACTAAAGATAGAGGGCAACGTCAGCATAAAGGATTTTAGTATCGATCCAGTGGCGATTAGCTTTATCGATAACGACACACTAAATCTTAAAAATGCGGTCATAAATTTAGGAATAAATTACGCTTTAATTGCCGATGAAAACGCTACAAATATAAATTTAAAGGATAGCTTTTTAAATATAAAATCACTAAGCATAGATGAGGGTAAAAACGAACTAAGTCTTGGTGAGTTAGAGCTTCCAAAATTTGATCTATCAAGCAAAATAGCAGACAAGATAGATGCTAAATTAGAGTTAAATGCCATAAATTTAAGCGATGTATCATTTAAGAATGCAATAACAGCAAGCTTAAAATCGCTAAATTTAAACGATATTTCGCTTTTAGCAAATTTAAATGAAAAAAGTGAGCTAAATGCGACAGCTGCACTAAATAGCATAAATGCAAATACCCTAAAAATAGACGAAGCCAGTAAAAATTTAGTAAATCTAAAAGATATAAATGCCTCAAATTTAAATGCAAATTTAGCAAATAACAAAACAGCTCTCACGCTTGAAAAAATAGCGTTTGATGATATCAATGCCCCACTTAGTAAAAATGCGAATGCAAATGTGGCAGGGACTAAAATCTCAAACATTAGCTTCGCTCAAGATATCAATAAAAGCCTTGCGACTATTGATGAGCTTAGTATAAATGGCATAAATTTAAAGGCAAAAAATAAAGAAATTTTAGATATCGCTGATGTGCTTACAAAAACGATCAAATTTGACATTTTAAATATGGCTTTGAGTGCCGAGAATATCGATGTAAATAGACCAAAATTTAACTCGGAGTTAAATGATAGCGGCTTAAGCGCGATAAACCAGCTTAGGCTTGGCGATAAAGAGCCGGCAAAAACAGCCAATCATCGCAATAAAACCAAAAAAGAGAATACATCAGCTTCAAAAAGCAAAGAGAGTGAGTTTAAATTTGACATAAAAAATATCAATGTAAATAACGCCAATATCGCTTTGACACACCTTTTTGAAGGCGAGAAGATCGCTCATAAATTTGATAATTTATTTGTAAAAATAGCAAATTTAAGTAGCGATTTTAGTAAGCCATTTGACGCAAAAGTGGATATGAAAAGCTCGCAAAAGCTAAATTTAGACCTAACCTCAAAGATCAAACTTGAACCACTTGATATAACTGCTAAAATCAAACTTGAAGATAAAAATTTGCCAAAATATTTTGCCTACGCAAAGCCATTTTTAGAGGCAGATCTTTCAAGTGGAGAGATGAGTGCAAACGCCGAGCTTCACTATGCAAAAGATATAAAAGCAGATGCAAAACTTAGTGTAAAAGATATTAGATTAGATGATAAAAATAAAGAAAAGCTAATCGCGTTTAAAAGTTTAGATGTAGATAAAATTTCACTTTTTAAAGATAATCTTGAAATTACTGGAGTTGCTTTAAATTCACCATTTATCAAGGCTCATCTAAGCAAAGAGCGTGAATTTAATCTAAGCAAAATCGTAAAAGAAGATAAAAGCAAAGCCCAAAGTGAGCAAAAAACTGAGAGCAAAAAGGCAGCTATTAAAAAAGATGACGAGCTAAATTTTAGTATCAAAAATTTCTCACTTAACAACGGCGAGGTTGATTTTTCAGATGCGTCACTATTTATGCCATTTGCTACAAAAATTTCAAATCTAAACGGCAAGCTAACTGACATCGATAAAAAACGTCCAAGTTCGGGTGAGTTTAAAGGCGTAGTTGGCAAAAATGGCTTCTCTCAGATTACAGCAAAACTATTTCCTTTTGAGTTAAAGCAAAATACCGATATTAAGCTTGATTTTAAAGATATCGATCTAATCGACATAACGCCATATAGTGGGCAATTTTTGGGCTATAAAATAAAAAAAGGTAAGTTAAATTTAAATCTAAATTATAGCGTTGTTGATTCAAAACTAAACGGCTCAAATCTTATAAATTTTGACACACTCACACTTGGAGAAAAGGTTGATTCAAAAGATGCTGTAAATTTACCACTTTCGCTTGCTATATCGATATTAAGCGATCAAAATAATCAAATAAACATCGACCTGCCAGTTGAGGGAAATTTAGACGATCCTGACTTTAAATATGGCGGTGTCATTTGGGCCGCTGTTAAAAAGCTCTTTGCAGACATTACATTAGCTCCGTTTAGATTTTTAGGTAATGCTCTAGGGCTTGGTAGCAAGGATCTAAGCTCTATCGATTTTCTTGCTGGAAGTAGCGAGCTAATAAGCTCAGAAGCACCAAAAATAGCTGATTTTATAAAATTAACTACTGCAAAGCCTATGATGAAACTTAGCATCACGCCTACTTACTCCGAAATAGATGTGCTCTACTTTAAAGAAAAAAAGCTTGATCAAAAGATAAATCAAATAATTGCCTCAGGCGGCAAAGATTATATTACCGTGCTAAATTCTCTCGTTCCAAACGCTAAAGATAAAAGCGATAAGGCCTTAAGAGAAGAGGCAATAAAAACCATCGAAGTGGATAAAGAAAAGCTAGTTGAACTTGCAAATGAGCGTGCAAATGCGGTAAAAGAAGCGCTCATAAAGGCTGGGCTTGAGACTGGCCGCATAAATGTAAATGATGCAACAAGCTCAGAGCCTAAGCAAAACACCTACACAAGCGTGCTTATGGGAGTGGCAAACTAA
- a CDS encoding ABC transporter substrate-binding protein: MKKILLVFFLLFGIFSHANENAVVVAIEEQTPRINPLYDEDHDPTLSLVFSGLTSHDENSNVVPELAKSWQVSDDGLEYIFELRDDAFWHDGVKFSAKDVKFTIEAAQDKKLNAPAISNYEVVKSVEILGDYKVKITLNEPFPPFLDALSFGVLPEHILKGKDISTDKFNEAPIGTGAYKLVKWKKDESLEFAANEKFYKGEPKIKRVFFKIVGDENLRLVGLKSGEIDVALISPTGVNFIKDDKKLSLLKFKSADYRALMFNFEDPLFQDKNVRIALNYAVNKDEIVKNLFHGYASVANNPIEKSFANDGEFKFSYDPQKAKELLEKSGFKKNKAGFFEKDGKELGFDIYAFNNDILRVNLAKILSSELNKFGVRAKAYAKPRTAFSISEVDSFIIGWGSPFDPDFHTYRIFGGLADVSINENGWNFNHYKDANVDIALKNARYTKDVELRKKYYKEFLKALFENPPYIFIAYLDYPLVFNKKISGIKTQILGHHGAGFLWNIREWQVK, from the coding sequence ATGAAGAAAATTTTGCTTGTCTTTTTTTTGTTATTTGGCATTTTTTCTCATGCAAATGAAAATGCCGTTGTAGTCGCTATCGAAGAGCAAACACCTCGTATAAATCCACTTTACGACGAGGATCACGATCCTACGCTTTCACTCGTTTTTTCGGGCCTTACGAGCCACGATGAAAATAGCAACGTCGTGCCAGAGCTTGCGAAGTCTTGGCAGGTGAGCGATGACGGGCTGGAGTATATTTTCGAGCTAAGAGATGATGCCTTTTGGCATGATGGGGTAAAATTTAGCGCAAAGGACGTTAAATTTACTATCGAAGCGGCTCAAGATAAGAAGCTAAATGCGCCTGCTATCTCAAATTATGAAGTCGTAAAAAGCGTTGAAATTTTAGGGGATTATAAAGTAAAGATTACGCTTAATGAGCCGTTTCCGCCATTTCTTGACGCACTTAGTTTTGGTGTTTTGCCTGAGCACATTTTAAAAGGCAAAGATATCTCAACCGATAAATTTAACGAGGCTCCGATAGGAACTGGCGCATATAAGCTAGTAAAATGGAAAAAAGATGAGAGCTTGGAATTCGCGGCAAACGAGAAATTTTACAAGGGTGAGCCAAAGATAAAAAGGGTATTTTTTAAAATTGTTGGTGATGAAAATTTAAGGCTCGTTGGGCTTAAAAGTGGTGAGATCGACGTCGCACTCATCTCTCCAACTGGTGTAAATTTCATAAAAGATGATAAAAAACTAAGCTTGCTTAAGTTTAAAAGTGCGGACTATAGAGCTTTGATGTTTAACTTTGAAGATCCTCTTTTTCAAGATAAAAATGTAAGAATCGCCCTAAACTACGCGGTAAATAAAGATGAGATAGTTAAAAATTTATTTCACGGATATGCAAGTGTGGCGAACAATCCGATAGAAAAAAGCTTTGCAAATGACGGTGAGTTTAAATTTAGCTACGATCCGCAAAAGGCCAAAGAGCTACTTGAAAAGAGTGGCTTTAAGAAAAACAAGGCTGGCTTTTTCGAGAAAGACGGCAAGGAGCTTGGCTTTGATATCTACGCCTTTAATAACGACATCTTAAGGGTCAATCTAGCCAAAATTTTAAGCAGTGAGCTAAATAAATTTGGCGTGAGAGCCAAAGCCTACGCAAAGCCAAGAACAGCCTTTAGTATAAGCGAGGTTGATAGCTTTATCATCGGCTGGGGAAGTCCGTTTGACCCAGATTTTCACACGTATAGAATTTTTGGTGGACTTGCTGATGTGAGCATAAATGAAAATGGCTGGAATTTTAACCACTACAAAGATGCAAACGTTGATATTGCCCTAAAAAATGCAAGATATACAAAGGATGTGGAGCTTAGAAAAAAATACTACAAAGAATTTCTAAAAGCGCTTTTTGAAAATCCACCTTACATTTTCATAGCCTATCTTGACTATCCACTCGTCTTTAACAAGAAAATTTCAGGCATCAAGACGCAAATTTTGGGTCACCATGGAGCTGGATTTTTATGGAACATAAGAGAGTGGCAAGTAAAATAG
- a CDS encoding ABC transporter permease, whose amino-acid sequence MFRTILKTAISSLGLLFFISFFLFLLIYFLPGNVTDAMFSRSEAINLAIKEQILRNLGLKDSFFVQYFRWLAHFVAGDFGTSFVSGASVSLLIKERLLNSLILFFASFFLITLLSFLLGLLSAIYKNKFADIFINFSSFLLASLPHFYVALVLIAIFSVYLNLLPSSGANELGSSGVGAKFIILPTLAIILPHLGANVKFVRDRLNQSLNADFIQTAHARGLGRGKIYLFAIKHASTDIVYYFATLVAGVFAGSYVIESIFSFPGIGKLSLDAVIAKDYPVALATILLTAVFVVFANLLAKIFAILADKRNL is encoded by the coding sequence TTGTTTAGAACCATTTTAAAAACAGCGATCTCAAGCCTTGGATTGCTGTTTTTCATCTCATTTTTTCTATTTTTGCTCATATATTTTTTGCCAGGAAACGTCACTGACGCGATGTTTTCAAGGAGCGAGGCGATAAATTTAGCCATAAAAGAGCAAATTTTAAGAAATTTAGGGCTAAAAGATAGCTTTTTCGTGCAGTATTTTAGGTGGCTAGCTCACTTTGTCGCAGGGGATTTTGGTACCAGTTTTGTAAGCGGGGCAAGCGTGTCACTGCTCATTAAAGAGCGGCTTTTAAACTCGCTTATTTTATTTTTTGCTTCGTTTTTTTTGATAACTCTTTTGTCCTTTTTATTAGGGCTTTTAAGTGCCATTTATAAGAATAAATTTGCCGATATTTTTATAAACTTTAGCTCCTTTTTGCTGGCATCACTACCACATTTTTACGTAGCACTCGTGCTGATAGCTATCTTTAGCGTCTATCTAAATTTGCTACCAAGTTCAGGTGCAAATGAGCTAGGATCTAGCGGAGTAGGAGCAAAATTTATCATCTTGCCAACGCTTGCCATCATCTTGCCACACCTTGGCGCAAATGTGAAATTTGTAAGAGACAGGCTAAATCAAAGCTTAAACGCTGATTTTATCCAGACAGCTCACGCTAGAGGTTTGGGGCGCGGCAAAATTTATCTCTTTGCCATAAAGCACGCAAGCACCGATATAGTCTATTATTTCGCAACCCTTGTGGCTGGCGTTTTTGCTGGCTCGTATGTCATTGAGAGCATTTTTTCATTTCCGGGCATAGGCAAACTTAGTCTTGATGCAGTCATCGCCAAAGACTATCCAGTCGCACTTGCGACCATTTTACTAACGGCTGTTTTTGTCGTTTTTGCAAATTTGCTAGCAAAAATTTTTGCCATCTTGGCAGATAAGAGAAATTTATGA
- a CDS encoding ABC transporter permease: MRKVIFFLACFVFLALVTFAFVAPFFSKFEPNFTDFMAVNLAPSSEHIFGTDILGRDNLIRVAYALKNSLLILLLAGFLTTLFSLIYAYFGTSKSRVFESLFDKGLDAFLSIPNIVFIMLFSSFSNGDILITSFIIAICSFMQGAKVFMQNFRLNKKCDYAEQAMINGASKFSLICFEILPNLKHLIISIFGINAINAVVMEATLGFFGVGSDANKISLGIMLNESKEALFLGSWWMVLFPGVTLFLLILATSIITSNSKNGNIKI; the protein is encoded by the coding sequence ATGAGAAAAGTCATATTTTTCTTAGCCTGTTTTGTCTTTTTGGCACTTGTCACATTTGCCTTTGTGGCGCCATTTTTTTCTAAATTTGAGCCAAATTTTACTGACTTTATGGCGGTAAATTTAGCCCCAAGTAGCGAGCATATCTTTGGCACTGACATCCTTGGTAGGGATAATCTCATAAGAGTGGCCTACGCGCTTAAAAACTCGCTTCTTATCTTGCTTCTTGCTGGCTTTTTAACGACACTTTTTTCGCTCATATATGCCTATTTTGGCACGAGTAAGAGCAGGGTTTTCGAGAGCCTTTTTGATAAGGGGCTTGATGCATTTTTAAGCATCCCAAATATCGTTTTTATTATGCTTTTTAGCTCATTTAGTAATGGAGATATACTTATCACCTCTTTTATCATCGCCATTTGCTCGTTTATGCAGGGTGCAAAAGTTTTTATGCAAAATTTTAGACTTAATAAAAAGTGCGACTACGCCGAGCAAGCCATGATAAATGGGGCTAGCAAATTTAGCCTGATCTGCTTTGAAATTTTGCCAAATTTAAAGCATTTAATAATTAGCATCTTTGGCATAAACGCGATAAATGCGGTTGTCATGGAGGCTACGCTAGGCTTTTTTGGTGTGGGTAGTGACGCAAATAAAATAAGCCTTGGCATCATGCTAAATGAGAGTAAAGAGGCACTTTTTCTGGGCTCTTGGTGGATGGTGCTTTTCCCTGGTGTGACGCTCTTTTTGCTCATCCTAGCAACCTCGATCATCACGTCAAATTCAAAAAATGGCAATATAAAAATATGA
- a CDS encoding ATP-binding cassette domain-containing protein, whose protein sequence is MIEIKNLNVFYKDKKLLRELDFAMSEGKFIGITGASGSGKSLFTKSLIRLFDDDFRVRADKFSIFKKDILKLNQNELKEHRKKVAALIFQNSVASLHPLLNVGDHFNAYLGGDNKSNKELAFAYFREFGLGNANLIWHKYSYELSGGEASHVQIALALCLKPKILVCDEITSGLDSISASHVAGILESLKGKMSVIFISHDEALTNYLSDEIWQMRDGQLNLK, encoded by the coding sequence ATGATAGAGATTAAAAATTTAAACGTTTTTTATAAGGATAAGAAGCTTTTGCGTGAGCTTGATTTTGCCATGAGTGAGGGTAAATTTATAGGTATCACTGGCGCAAGTGGCAGTGGCAAATCGCTCTTTACAAAGAGTTTAATAAGGCTTTTTGATGATGATTTTAGAGTGAGGGCGGATAAATTTAGCATTTTTAAAAAAGATATCTTAAAACTTAACCAAAATGAGCTAAAAGAGCACCGAAAAAAGGTCGCTGCGCTCATCTTTCAAAACTCAGTTGCCAGCCTTCATCCACTCTTAAACGTGGGCGATCACTTTAACGCCTATCTTGGTGGCGATAATAAATCAAATAAAGAGCTTGCATTTGCTTATTTTAGGGAGTTTGGGCTGGGTAATGCAAATCTCATCTGGCACAAATACTCATACGAGCTAAGTGGAGGCGAGGCGAGCCACGTGCAGATCGCTTTGGCGCTTTGTTTGAAGCCAAAAATTTTAGTATGCGACGAGATAACAAGCGGGCTTGATAGCATTAGCGCTAGCCACGTGGCGGGCATCTTAGAGAGCCTAAAAGGCAAGATGAGCGTCATCTTTATCTCGCATGATGAGGCGCTAACGAACTATCTTAGTGATGAGATTTGGCAGATGAGAGATGGGCAGCTAAATTTAAAGTAA
- a CDS encoding ATP-binding cassette domain-containing protein produces MADERWAAKFKVKCVKIRLENVSKSLSFKEHFNARAEVLHLLEGISCELDDGENLAILGQSGSGKSTLAKLISFSEPKSGGKIYINDEEITDKNELKKDIRYILQNQKQALNPALKVKTAIAHVRSYLKLNFSENELKELLVNLNLKDKILEKYPSQLSGGEATRVGILLALLSKPKILICDEITSGLDNETKQKIINLLLSLDEKISIIFITHDILSAMKIAQKVLIIEAGKQVAWGKFEDLASQNVLKKYLDAAKIYKNNL; encoded by the coding sequence TTGGCAGATGAGAGATGGGCAGCTAAATTTAAAGTAAAATGTGTGAAAATCAGGCTTGAAAACGTCTCAAAAAGTTTAAGCTTTAAGGAGCATTTTAACGCTAGAGCTGAAGTTTTGCACCTTTTGGAGGGGATAAGTTGCGAGCTTGATGATGGCGAAAATTTAGCCATTTTAGGTCAAAGTGGCAGTGGCAAAAGCACGCTTGCAAAGCTCATATCATTTAGTGAGCCAAAAAGTGGGGGCAAAATTTATATAAACGATGAGGAGATCACGGACAAAAATGAGCTCAAAAAAGATATCAGATATATCTTGCAAAACCAAAAACAAGCCCTAAATCCAGCGCTAAAAGTAAAAACCGCGATCGCCCACGTGAGGTCGTATCTTAAGCTTAACTTCAGCGAAAATGAGCTTAAAGAGCTTCTAGTGAATTTAAATTTAAAAGATAAAATTTTAGAAAAATATCCATCTCAGCTAAGTGGCGGCGAGGCGACAAGGGTTGGGATATTGTTAGCTCTTCTTTCAAAACCAAAAATCTTAATCTGTGACGAGATAACAAGTGGGCTTGATAACGAGACGAAGCAAAAGATCATAAATTTGCTTTTAAGCTTAGATGAAAAGATCAGCATTATTTTTATCACGCACGATATTTTAAGCGCGATGAAGATAGCACAAAAGGTGCTAATAATCGAGGCTGGCAAGCAGGTGGCGTGGGGTAAATTTGAAGATCTTGCAAGCCAAAATGTCCTTAAAAAATACCTTGATGCTGCAAAAATTTATAAAAATAATCTTTGA
- a CDS encoding epoxyqueuosine reductase QueH gives MLVHICCSVDSHYFLGRLRKDFPNERIVGYFYDPNIHPYSEFLLRFEDVKRSCEKLGIELICGEYDYEAWLGGTKGLEDEPEKGKRCEYCFDFRMKDSAKKALELGLSKITTTLLMSPKKDFTQLKKALDEAVAGSNLEAVAVDYRKNGGTSEQFILAKKDKLYHQNYCGCVFALKKQRDSQNLPQSELMSELHARALYGSIEARLELYKKVRECEAKGEKFHLFRRRFLNYRLLRASVKFEGRVTPSYFVLYSGFKRESLKLNVERDCEMDDELKEGAIFMSIDLFNKFTNSEFKSVDELCKRPLELDDELKFRRDMSGEFSQNPIIILDEVKKGSYEIYAKAVFYNDSEEILVLD, from the coding sequence TTGCTAGTTCACATCTGCTGCTCGGTCGATAGCCACTACTTTTTAGGGCGCTTACGAAAAGACTTCCCAAATGAACGAATAGTCGGCTATTTTTATGATCCAAACATACATCCATATAGCGAATTTTTACTGCGTTTTGAGGACGTGAAGCGAAGCTGCGAGAAGCTAGGCATCGAGCTAATATGCGGCGAATACGACTATGAGGCGTGGCTTGGTGGCACAAAGGGGCTTGAAGATGAGCCAGAAAAGGGTAAAAGGTGCGAGTACTGCTTTGATTTTCGCATGAAAGACTCGGCTAAAAAGGCGCTTGAGCTAGGACTTAGTAAGATCACAACGACGCTTTTAATGAGCCCAAAAAAGGACTTTACTCAGCTTAAAAAGGCGCTTGATGAGGCAGTGGCTGGCTCAAATTTGGAGGCTGTTGCGGTTGATTATAGAAAAAATGGCGGCACAAGCGAGCAGTTTATCCTCGCTAAAAAAGACAAGCTCTATCACCAAAATTATTGCGGCTGCGTCTTTGCGCTAAAAAAACAGCGCGACTCGCAAAATTTGCCTCAAAGTGAGCTAATGAGCGAGCTACACGCAAGGGCGCTTTATGGTAGTATTGAAGCTAGGCTTGAGCTTTATAAAAAGGTGCGCGAGTGCGAGGCAAAGGGGGAGAAATTTCACCTTTTTAGAAGGCGATTTTTAAACTATAGGCTTTTGCGTGCTAGTGTTAAATTTGAAGGTCGTGTGACACCGAGCTACTTTGTGCTCTACTCTGGCTTTAAAAGAGAGAGCTTAAAGCTAAATGTGGAGCGTGACTGCGAGATGGACGATGAGCTAAAGGAGGGTGCGATATTTATGAGTATTGATCTCTTTAATAAATTTACAAATAGCGAATTTAAAAGCGTAGATGAGCTTTGTAAAAGGCCACTTGAGCTTGATGATGAGCTAAAATTTCGCCGTGATATGAGCGGGGAGTTTTCGCAAAATCCTATTATCATCTTAGACGAGGTCAAAAAGGGCAGCTACGAAATTTACGCAAAGGCTGTTTTTTACAACGATAGCGAAGAAATTTTGGTTTTAGATTAA
- the fabZ gene encoding 3-hydroxyacyl-ACP dehydratase FabZ → MIDVVEIQKILPHRFPFLLIDRVVELEPAKNIVAYKNVTIGEPIFQGHFPGHPIYPGVMIIEGMAQAGGVLAFKSMSDEHQAGIENKVVYFMSIDGAKFRHPVRPGDRLEYRLNVLKHKGNIWVLEGKAYVDDALCAEAELKAMIVDK, encoded by the coding sequence GTGATAGACGTCGTAGAAATTCAAAAAATTCTCCCACATAGATTTCCATTTTTGCTTATCGATAGAGTTGTCGAGCTAGAGCCAGCTAAGAATATCGTCGCTTATAAAAATGTAACCATTGGTGAGCCGATATTTCAGGGGCACTTCCCAGGTCACCCGATCTATCCTGGCGTGATGATCATTGAAGGCATGGCACAAGCTGGTGGCGTGCTAGCGTTTAAGAGTATGAGCGACGAGCATCAGGCTGGTATCGAGAATAAAGTGGTTTATTTTATGAGCATAGACGGAGCAAAATTTCGCCATCCTGTTCGCCCTGGAGATAGACTAGAGTATAGACTAAATGTGCTAAAGCATAAGGGAAATATTTGGGTGCTTGAAGGCAAGGCATATGTAGATGACGCACTTTGCGCCGAGGCTGAACTAAAAGCGATGATAGTAGATAAATAG
- the lpxA gene encoding acyl-ACP--UDP-N-acetylglucosamine O-acyltransferase, producing the protein MKNIHQTAVIEDGAIIGDDANIEAYAFVSKDAVLGNNVTIKQGARVLGKTKIGDNSRVFSYAIVGDIPQDISYKDEIDTGVIIGEHATIREFCTINSGTHKGDGITRIGDNAFIMAYSHIAHDCIIGSNVILANNATLAGHVELGDYAVVGGLTPIHQFVRVGESCMIAGASALSQDVVPFCLAEGNRAYIRSLNLVGIRRRFDKEQVEELVRAYKFLFNQGISLKDQANELIAKTSDENVKKMCKFILETTRGIPLAKGRD; encoded by the coding sequence ATGAAAAATATCCACCAAACAGCCGTTATAGAAGATGGAGCGATCATTGGAGATGACGCAAATATCGAGGCTTATGCATTTGTAAGTAAAGATGCGGTCCTTGGCAACAACGTCACGATAAAGCAAGGCGCAAGGGTGCTTGGCAAGACTAAAATCGGCGATAACTCTCGTGTATTTAGCTATGCGATCGTGGGCGATATCCCGCAAGATATCAGCTATAAAGATGAGATTGATACCGGCGTCATTATCGGCGAGCACGCAACTATACGTGAGTTTTGCACGATAAACTCAGGCACGCACAAAGGCGATGGTATAACAAGGATCGGTGATAATGCTTTTATAATGGCATATTCTCACATTGCACACGACTGCATAATAGGCAGTAACGTCATTTTGGCAAATAACGCAACCCTGGCAGGTCACGTCGAGCTTGGTGATTATGCTGTTGTGGGCGGTCTTACGCCAATTCATCAGTTTGTTAGAGTAGGGGAAAGCTGCATGATTGCAGGTGCAAGCGCGCTTAGCCAAGATGTAGTGCCATTTTGCCTAGCTGAGGGCAACAGAGCTTATATAAGAAGCTTAAATTTAGTTGGCATTAGGCGTAGATTTGACAAAGAGCAGGTTGAAGAGCTTGTTCGCGCTTATAAATTTTTGTTTAATCAAGGCATTAGCCTAAAAGATCAAGCAAACGAACTAATCGCAAAAACCAGCGATGAAAATGTTAAAAAAATGTGTAAATTTATATTAGAAACGACAAGAGGAATTCCGCTTGCAAAAGGAAGAGATTAA